One part of the Odontesthes bonariensis isolate fOdoBon6 chromosome 15, fOdoBon6.hap1, whole genome shotgun sequence genome encodes these proteins:
- the LOC142400048 gene encoding uncharacterized protein LOC142400048 isoform X2 encodes MDQEDILDFKALRAKFQEEELPLKQPRIKPALPGKPKVVPPPQSPTHYVPAGARPSLLTSINQSLEARTLSAPRVVFKDDKKESKKPLIKTNSKRKEKSAEKLKTGKDKQDENLSDQKEKKENGKDKKFPFMMAQKESTAELVPATPPPKVTTQKKKGFLGFIKSSKKETVVIPADPILDAPSEDDPGPAPLIPVPTDVGNTPFNPEILEPQALLPKNILFPDASAAVDTTPSSPIPDPPDFNPPPAIFSDILAPQVPTPLSETPHSETPHSETPRSETPRSETPRSETPHSETPRSETPQSDAPLEIENPALPVSRPASQNEITPTPPRSVPTPPLRSAISDLPPVVSAPFPSLLEPEIATEAEAAVEKPPSVASPQFMLPSPKAERQISPLSALERAGDMSTGKKSLADQRILSALEKARRKTTSPLSTPTRSYSISPPPEDPPLSQSPTCALPELPPIDYGERARKALPPTPAQVNGIDHRQASPVLEDIAEEGIEAVPELLNVPPPPPRRAQPALSLDPTPETPDIPPSDDRSGFIPPTSLLEVIPVPPEFSEANTINVAEFGDVASDAYVPELPASEWENEEYTAPDVPDGQDLPEFYRNGINDQGREIHSSPAYEDEYQDTLLPESSLPISQDSPPVEEPEAQYHSSELKSTENIIEDVSPSSNKKKGKSGNGKKRKGTLKNPYAETPPETIQEKTKTGRFGRNEKKAAAEGPDEKELKKKEKQRLEKEKKELKEKQEREKKEQKEREKRENELKKKFKITGQEEAMYQATVTVTTKGNKNDLPVKSGDIISIIRTTNCPKGKWLARDSSNNYGYVAVGHVELDIKEMLELGKKTARKSSSNIIEADVISTGSRASNHFPQSAESYDSEEWACDDDEPVSPAPETTEAVQAMGHVRTLSMPDMGDKDLIINHQHSHSDMTTDGSHVQARHEALQKLATFFHSPEPVEAPAGNVEAETTPPPATEEAVHVFEDSSTQETDFDPSALILPPPDLYADLTLE; translated from the exons ATGGATCAG GAGGACATATTGGACTTTAAGGCCTTAAGAGCCAAGTTCCAGGAGGAGGAACTCCCCCTGAAGCAACCCAGAATCAAACCTGCTCTCCCAGGCAAACCAAAGGTTGTCCCTCCTCCCCAGAGCCCCACTCATTACGTCCCTGCAGGAGCACGCCCCTCCCTGCTCACCTCCATCAACCAGAGCTTGGAGGCAAGGACACTGAGTGCCCCCAGAGTGGTCTTTAAGGATGATAAGAAAGAGAGCAAAAAGCCTCTCATTAAGACTAACTCGAAGCGaaaagaaaagagtgcagaGAAACTGAAgacaggtaaagacaagcaagaTGAAAATTTGTCAgatcagaaagaaaaaaaggagaacgGTAAGGACAAGAAATTTCCATTCATGATGGCACAGAAGGAGAGTACAGCAGAGCTGGTGccagccacacctccacctAAAGTCACAACGCAAAAGAAGAAGGGCTTCCTTGGTTTCATAAAGTCCTCAAAGAAGGAAACAGTGGTGATCCCTGCTGATCCGATCCTAGACGCCCCAAGCGAGGATGATCCTGGACCAGCTCCACTAATCCCAGTGCCTACTGACGTTGGTAACACACCGTTTAATCCTGAAATCTTAGAACCACAAGCCCTCCTACCAAAGAACATTCTGTTTCCTGATGCCAGTGCTGCCGTTGATACCACCCCATCTTCCCCTATCCCTGACCCTCCTGACTTTAATCCACCTCCTGCTATTTTTTCTGACATCTTAGCTCCACAAGTCCCAACCCCACTTAGTGAAACCCCACACAGTGAAACCCCACACAGTGAAACCCCACGCAGTGAAACCCCACGCAGTGAAACCCCACGCAGTGAAACCCCACACAGTGAAACCCCACGCAGTGAAACCCCACAGAGTGATGCCCCActtgagatagaaaaccctgctTTGCCTGTTTCCAGACCAGCCAGCCAAAATGAAATTACTCCCACTCCACCCAGATCTGTCCCAACCCCTCCACTCAGATCTGCCATCTCAGATCTTCCTCCGGTGGTCTCTGCTCCGTTTCCATCCCTTCTTGAGCCCGAGATTGCTACTGAGGCTGAAGCTGCTGTGGAGAAGCCTCCTTCGGTTGCCAGTCCCCAATTTATGCTGCCTTCTCCCAAAGCTGAGCGTCAGATCTCTCCCCTTTCTGCCCTGGAGAGGGCTGGGGACatgagcactggaaaaaaatctctgGCTGACCAGAGGATTTTAAGTGCTCTGGAGAAGGCACGCAGGAAGACCACCAG CCCTTTGTCAACCCCCACCCGATCCTACTCCATTAGCCCTCCACCTGAAGACCCTCCCCTTTCTCAAAGTCCCACCTGTGCTCTCCCAGAGCTCCCACCCATTGATTATGGAGAACGAGCACGAAAGGCACTCCCACCAACACCAGCGCAAGTTAACGGCATCGACCACC GACAAGCCTCTCCAGTGTTGGAGGACATCGCTGAGGAGGGGATTGAGGCTGTCCCAGAGCTGCTGAATGTCCCCCCTCCTCCACCCAGAAGGGCCCAACCAGCACTGTCTCTGGACCCTACTCCAGAGACACCGGACATACCTCCCTCTGATGACCGGAGTGGATTTATTCCTCCTACTTCTCTTCTTGAAG TGATCCCCGTTCCTCCTGAGTTCTCAGAGGCCAACACCATAAATGTTGCAGAGTTTGGTGATGTGGCTTCAGATGCATATGTTCCAGAGCTGCCTGCATCCGAGTGGGAAAATGAGGAATACACAGCTCCAGATGTTCCAGATGGACAGGACCTGCCAGAGTTTTACAGGAATGGGATAAATGATCAAGGAAGGGAGATCCATTCATCGCCGGCATATGAGGACGAATACCAAGATACTTTACTACCAGAATCTTCCCTCCCAATCTCTCAGGACTCTCCACCAGTGGAGGA ACCTGAAGCACAATACCACAGCAGTGAGTTGAAAAGCACAGAAAACATAATTGAGGACGTCTCCCCTTCTTCCAACAAAAAGAAGGGCAAGAGCGGCAATGGCAAGAAACGCAAAGGGACACTAAAGA ATCCATACGCTGAGACTCCACCAGAAACA ATTCAAGAGAAAACTAAGACAGGCAGATTCGGCAG GAACGAGAAAAAAGCTGCCGCAGAGGGGCCAGATGAAAAAGAGCTGAAAAAGAAGGAGAAGCAGCGGCTGgaaaaggagaagaaggagctgaAGGAGAAGCAAGAGCGGGAGAAGAAAGAGCAGAAAGAGAGGGAAAAGAGGGAGAACGAGCTGAAGAAGAAATTCAAA ATCACAGGGCAGGAGGAAGCCATGTACCAGGCAACAGTCACTGTAACAACGAAAGGAAATAAGAACGATTTGCCCGTCAAGAGCGGCgacatcatcagcatcatccgGACAACCAACTGCCCCAAAGGGAAGTGGCTGGCCAGggacagcagcaacaact ATGGGTATGTCGCTGTGGGTCATGTGGAGCTGGACATCAAGGAGATGCTGGAGCTGGGAAAGAAAACTGCCCGCAAGAGTAGCAGCAACATCATAGAGGCAGACGTTAtcagcacagggagcag gGCTTCAAACCATTTCCCACAGTCAGCAGAAAGCT ATGACAGTGAGGAGTGGGCTTGTGATGATGATGAACCCGTTTCGCCTGCCCCAGAAACCACAGAGGCAGTCCAGGCAAT GGGTCATGTCAGGACTCTCTCTATGCCAGATATGG GAGACAAAGACCTCATCATCAACCACCAGCACAGCCACAGTGACATGACCACTGATGGCTCCCACGTCCA AGCAAGACATGAAGCACTTCAGAAGTTGGCAACATTTTTCCATTCGCCTGAACCTGTGGAAGCACCTGCTGG CAACGTCGAAGCAGAGACAA CTCCTCCGCCAGCAACAGAAGAAGCAGTTCATGT GTTTGAAGATAGTTCGACACAGGAAACAGACTTTGATCCCTCCGCCCTCATTTTACCTCCACCGGACCTGTATGCCGACTTGACGCTGGAGTGA
- the LOC142400048 gene encoding uncharacterized protein LOC142400048 isoform X1 produces the protein MDQEDILDFKALRAKFQEEELPLKQPRIKPALPGKPKVVPPPQSPTHYVPAGARPSLLTSINQSLEARTLSAPRVVFKDDKKESKKPLIKTNSKRKEKSAEKLKTGKDKQDENLSDQKEKKENGKDKKFPFMMAQKESTAELVPATPPPKVTTQKKKGFLGFIKSSKKETVVIPADPILDAPSEDDPGPAPLIPVPTDVGNTPFNPEILEPQALLPKNILFPDASAAVDTTPSSPIPDPPDFNPPPAIFSDILAPQVPTPLSETPHSETPHSETPRSETPRSETPRSETPHSETPRSETPQSDAPLEIENPALPVSRPASQNEITPTPPRSVPTPPLRSAISDLPPVVSAPFPSLLEPEIATEAEAAVEKPPSVASPQFMLPSPKAERQISPLSALERAGDMSTGKKSLADQRILSALEKARRKTTSPLSTPTRSYSISPPPEDPPLSQSPTCALPELPPIDYGERARKALPPTPAQVNGIDHRQASPVLEDIAEEGIEAVPELLNVPPPPPRRAQPALSLDPTPETPDIPPSDDRSGFIPPTSLLEVIPVPPEFSEANTINVAEFGDVASDAYVPELPASEWENEEYTAPDVPDGQDLPEFYRNGINDQGREIHSSPAYEDEYQDTLLPESSLPISQDSPPVEEPEAQYHSSELKSTENIIEDVSPSSNKKKGKSGNGKKRKGTLKNPYAETPPETIQEKTKTGRFGRNEKKAAAEGPDEKELKKKEKQRLEKEKKELKEKQEREKKEQKEREKRENELKKKFKITGQEEAMYQATVTVTTKGNKNDLPVKSGDIISIIRTTNCPKGKWLARDSSNNYGYVAVGHVELDIKEMLELGKKTARKSSSNIIEADVISTGSRASNHFPQSAESFTDDSEEWACDDDEPVSPAPETTEAVQAMGHVRTLSMPDMGDKDLIINHQHSHSDMTTDGSHVQARHEALQKLATFFHSPEPVEAPAGNVEAETTPPPATEEAVHVFEDSSTQETDFDPSALILPPPDLYADLTLE, from the exons ATGGATCAG GAGGACATATTGGACTTTAAGGCCTTAAGAGCCAAGTTCCAGGAGGAGGAACTCCCCCTGAAGCAACCCAGAATCAAACCTGCTCTCCCAGGCAAACCAAAGGTTGTCCCTCCTCCCCAGAGCCCCACTCATTACGTCCCTGCAGGAGCACGCCCCTCCCTGCTCACCTCCATCAACCAGAGCTTGGAGGCAAGGACACTGAGTGCCCCCAGAGTGGTCTTTAAGGATGATAAGAAAGAGAGCAAAAAGCCTCTCATTAAGACTAACTCGAAGCGaaaagaaaagagtgcagaGAAACTGAAgacaggtaaagacaagcaagaTGAAAATTTGTCAgatcagaaagaaaaaaaggagaacgGTAAGGACAAGAAATTTCCATTCATGATGGCACAGAAGGAGAGTACAGCAGAGCTGGTGccagccacacctccacctAAAGTCACAACGCAAAAGAAGAAGGGCTTCCTTGGTTTCATAAAGTCCTCAAAGAAGGAAACAGTGGTGATCCCTGCTGATCCGATCCTAGACGCCCCAAGCGAGGATGATCCTGGACCAGCTCCACTAATCCCAGTGCCTACTGACGTTGGTAACACACCGTTTAATCCTGAAATCTTAGAACCACAAGCCCTCCTACCAAAGAACATTCTGTTTCCTGATGCCAGTGCTGCCGTTGATACCACCCCATCTTCCCCTATCCCTGACCCTCCTGACTTTAATCCACCTCCTGCTATTTTTTCTGACATCTTAGCTCCACAAGTCCCAACCCCACTTAGTGAAACCCCACACAGTGAAACCCCACACAGTGAAACCCCACGCAGTGAAACCCCACGCAGTGAAACCCCACGCAGTGAAACCCCACACAGTGAAACCCCACGCAGTGAAACCCCACAGAGTGATGCCCCActtgagatagaaaaccctgctTTGCCTGTTTCCAGACCAGCCAGCCAAAATGAAATTACTCCCACTCCACCCAGATCTGTCCCAACCCCTCCACTCAGATCTGCCATCTCAGATCTTCCTCCGGTGGTCTCTGCTCCGTTTCCATCCCTTCTTGAGCCCGAGATTGCTACTGAGGCTGAAGCTGCTGTGGAGAAGCCTCCTTCGGTTGCCAGTCCCCAATTTATGCTGCCTTCTCCCAAAGCTGAGCGTCAGATCTCTCCCCTTTCTGCCCTGGAGAGGGCTGGGGACatgagcactggaaaaaaatctctgGCTGACCAGAGGATTTTAAGTGCTCTGGAGAAGGCACGCAGGAAGACCACCAG CCCTTTGTCAACCCCCACCCGATCCTACTCCATTAGCCCTCCACCTGAAGACCCTCCCCTTTCTCAAAGTCCCACCTGTGCTCTCCCAGAGCTCCCACCCATTGATTATGGAGAACGAGCACGAAAGGCACTCCCACCAACACCAGCGCAAGTTAACGGCATCGACCACC GACAAGCCTCTCCAGTGTTGGAGGACATCGCTGAGGAGGGGATTGAGGCTGTCCCAGAGCTGCTGAATGTCCCCCCTCCTCCACCCAGAAGGGCCCAACCAGCACTGTCTCTGGACCCTACTCCAGAGACACCGGACATACCTCCCTCTGATGACCGGAGTGGATTTATTCCTCCTACTTCTCTTCTTGAAG TGATCCCCGTTCCTCCTGAGTTCTCAGAGGCCAACACCATAAATGTTGCAGAGTTTGGTGATGTGGCTTCAGATGCATATGTTCCAGAGCTGCCTGCATCCGAGTGGGAAAATGAGGAATACACAGCTCCAGATGTTCCAGATGGACAGGACCTGCCAGAGTTTTACAGGAATGGGATAAATGATCAAGGAAGGGAGATCCATTCATCGCCGGCATATGAGGACGAATACCAAGATACTTTACTACCAGAATCTTCCCTCCCAATCTCTCAGGACTCTCCACCAGTGGAGGA ACCTGAAGCACAATACCACAGCAGTGAGTTGAAAAGCACAGAAAACATAATTGAGGACGTCTCCCCTTCTTCCAACAAAAAGAAGGGCAAGAGCGGCAATGGCAAGAAACGCAAAGGGACACTAAAGA ATCCATACGCTGAGACTCCACCAGAAACA ATTCAAGAGAAAACTAAGACAGGCAGATTCGGCAG GAACGAGAAAAAAGCTGCCGCAGAGGGGCCAGATGAAAAAGAGCTGAAAAAGAAGGAGAAGCAGCGGCTGgaaaaggagaagaaggagctgaAGGAGAAGCAAGAGCGGGAGAAGAAAGAGCAGAAAGAGAGGGAAAAGAGGGAGAACGAGCTGAAGAAGAAATTCAAA ATCACAGGGCAGGAGGAAGCCATGTACCAGGCAACAGTCACTGTAACAACGAAAGGAAATAAGAACGATTTGCCCGTCAAGAGCGGCgacatcatcagcatcatccgGACAACCAACTGCCCCAAAGGGAAGTGGCTGGCCAGggacagcagcaacaact ATGGGTATGTCGCTGTGGGTCATGTGGAGCTGGACATCAAGGAGATGCTGGAGCTGGGAAAGAAAACTGCCCGCAAGAGTAGCAGCAACATCATAGAGGCAGACGTTAtcagcacagggagcag gGCTTCAAACCATTTCCCACAGTCAGCAGAAAGCT TCACAGATGACAGTGAGGAGTGGGCTTGTGATGATGATGAACCCGTTTCGCCTGCCCCAGAAACCACAGAGGCAGTCCAGGCAAT GGGTCATGTCAGGACTCTCTCTATGCCAGATATGG GAGACAAAGACCTCATCATCAACCACCAGCACAGCCACAGTGACATGACCACTGATGGCTCCCACGTCCA AGCAAGACATGAAGCACTTCAGAAGTTGGCAACATTTTTCCATTCGCCTGAACCTGTGGAAGCACCTGCTGG CAACGTCGAAGCAGAGACAA CTCCTCCGCCAGCAACAGAAGAAGCAGTTCATGT GTTTGAAGATAGTTCGACACAGGAAACAGACTTTGATCCCTCCGCCCTCATTTTACCTCCACCGGACCTGTATGCCGACTTGACGCTGGAGTGA